One Acidobacteriota bacterium genomic window, CCTTAGAGTCTATTCTACTTGAGCTCCTGGGCGAGCCCGATGAGGATTCCCTCAGGGCCCCGGATGTAGCACAGCCGATAGATGTCTTGATACTGCGCGACTTCGCCGACAAGCTCCGCGCCGTACCTCTCGAGCCGGGCGAGGGTCTCGTCGATATCATCGACGTTGAACATGACCCGTAGGTACCCTAGAGCGTTCACCGGGGCCCTGCGATGATCGGCGACCACGGGCGGAGCGAGGAATCGGGACAATTCGAGGCGGCTATGACCGTCCGGCGTCCGCAGCATGGCGATCTCGACCCGCATGCC contains:
- a CDS encoding VOC family protein; this translates as MTVKRMDNVGIVVEDIDAAIDFFTELGLELEGRAPVEGDWAGEVTGLDGMRVEIAMLRTPDGHSRLELSRFLAPPVVADHRRAPVNALGYLRVMFNVDDIDETLARLERYGAELVGEVAQYQDIYRLCYIRGPEGILIGLAQELK